In the genome of Tropicibacter oceani, one region contains:
- the murA gene encoding UDP-N-acetylglucosamine 1-carboxyvinyltransferase: protein MDSILVTGGGPLNGEIPIAGAKNACLTLMPATLLSDEPLTLTNAPRLSDIKTMTALLQSLGAEVQGLQGGQVLAMSSHDLNNLHADYDIVRKMRASILVLGPMLARAGQAVVSLPGGCAIGARPVDLHLKAFEAMGADLELRDGYVHAKAPSGGLKGAVVEFPFVSVGATENALMAATLAKGTTVLKNAAREPEIVDLAHCLQAMGAQIEGEGTSTITIQGVDRLGGATHRVVTDRIELGTYMLAPAICGGEVTCLGGKMNLVESFCERLDAAGVSVEETEKGLKVSRKGDRVRAVDVTTEPYPGFPTDLQAQMMALLCTAEGTSQLEEKIFENRFMHAPELIRMGAKIDVHGGTAKVTGVDQLKGAPVMATDLRASVSLILAGLAARGETVVSRVYHLDRGYEHVVRKLSAVGGKIERVKVE from the coding sequence ATGGATTCGATTTTGGTGACGGGTGGTGGCCCGCTGAACGGGGAAATCCCCATCGCGGGCGCAAAGAACGCCTGTCTGACCTTGATGCCGGCGACCCTGCTGTCGGACGAGCCGCTGACGCTGACCAATGCGCCGCGCTTGTCGGACATCAAGACGATGACGGCCCTGCTGCAATCGCTGGGGGCCGAGGTGCAGGGGTTGCAGGGCGGGCAGGTGCTGGCCATGAGCAGCCACGACCTGAACAACCTGCACGCCGATTATGACATCGTGCGCAAGATGCGCGCCTCGATCCTTGTGCTGGGGCCGATGCTGGCGCGGGCGGGGCAGGCGGTTGTATCGCTGCCCGGCGGCTGTGCCATCGGCGCGCGGCCGGTCGACCTGCACCTCAAGGCGTTCGAGGCGATGGGCGCGGATCTGGAGCTGCGCGATGGCTATGTGCATGCCAAGGCCCCGTCTGGCGGGCTCAAGGGCGCGGTCGTGGAATTCCCGTTCGTCTCGGTCGGGGCGACGGAAAACGCGCTGATGGCCGCGACCCTGGCCAAGGGCACCACGGTTCTGAAAAACGCCGCGCGCGAGCCCGAGATCGTCGATCTGGCGCATTGCCTGCAGGCAATGGGCGCGCAGATCGAGGGCGAGGGCACCAGCACCATCACCATTCAGGGCGTCGATCGTCTGGGCGGCGCGACGCACCGCGTGGTGACTGACCGGATCGAACTGGGCACCTATATGCTGGCCCCGGCGATCTGCGGCGGCGAGGTGACCTGCCTTGGCGGCAAGATGAACCTGGTCGAATCCTTCTGCGAACGGCTGGATGCGGCCGGTGTGTCGGTCGAGGAAACCGAAAAGGGGCTGAAAGTGTCGCGCAAGGGCGACCGCGTGCGGGCCGTCGATGTGACGACCGAGCCTTATCCCGGCTTTCCGACCGATCTGCAGGCGCAGATGATGGCGCTGCTGTGCACCGCCGAGGGCACCAGCCAGCTGGAAGAGAAGATTTTCGAGAATCGGTTCATGCATGCGCCGGAACTGATCCGCATGGGGGCCAAGATCGACGTGCATGGCGGTACGGCCAAGGTCACGGGTGTCGATCAGCTCAAGGGCGCGCCGGTCATGGCGACGGACCTGCGGGCCTCGGTTTCGCTGATCCTTGCGGGGCTGGCGGCGCGCGGGGAAACGGTGGTCAGCCGGGTCTATCACCTTGATCGCGGCTATGAGCATGTGGTGCGCAAGCTGTCCGCCGTGGGCGGCAAGATCGAGCGGGTCAAAGTCGAATGA
- a CDS encoding 5-oxoprolinase subunit C family protein: protein MTRAVIVQQIGPGVTVQDMGRPGYLSQGLSRGGAADRLALAEGAALLRQPIGAALEMAGMGGRFTVTAPTRIALTGAPMKATLDGAPLAWQASHLVPPGAVLEIGGAKAGVYGYLSFGGGLVLPHILGAQSAHLAAGLGAPVTVGQSLPLGDETGDATGLILTPEPRWSGGELRILPSLQTGLYPVEDRDRFAATRFTRDARGNRMGVRLAPEGEGFGLQAGQTILSEVITPGDIQIPGDGAPYVLLSECQTTGGYPRIGTVIPADLPRIAQAPAGSDIHFRFVTRDEALTAQAAFVKHLKALPGLAAPMYRDPAQIADLLSYTLISGAITGKEEP from the coding sequence ATGACCCGCGCCGTGATCGTGCAGCAGATCGGGCCGGGGGTGACGGTGCAGGACATGGGCCGCCCCGGATACCTGTCGCAGGGGCTGTCGCGGGGCGGGGCGGCGGACCGGCTGGCGCTAGCCGAAGGCGCGGCGCTGCTGCGCCAACCCATTGGCGCGGCTTTGGAAATGGCCGGAATGGGCGGGCGGTTCACGGTGACGGCCCCGACCCGGATCGCCCTGACCGGTGCCCCGATGAAGGCAACGCTGGACGGTGCGCCGCTGGCCTGGCAGGCCTCGCACCTGGTCCCGCCCGGCGCGGTGCTGGAGATTGGCGGAGCCAAGGCCGGGGTCTATGGCTATCTGAGTTTCGGTGGCGGGCTGGTCCTTCCGCATATCCTGGGCGCGCAAAGCGCCCATCTGGCGGCGGGGCTGGGCGCGCCGGTGACGGTGGGCCAAAGCCTGCCGCTGGGGGACGAGACCGGTGACGCGACCGGCCTGATCCTGACCCCCGAGCCGCGCTGGAGCGGCGGCGAGTTGCGCATCCTGCCCAGCCTGCAAACCGGGCTATACCCTGTCGAGGACCGGGACCGCTTTGCCGCGACGCGGTTCACCCGCGATGCGCGCGGCAACCGGATGGGTGTGCGCCTGGCGCCCGAGGGCGAAGGCTTTGGCCTGCAGGCGGGGCAGACCATACTGTCCGAGGTGATCACCCCCGGCGATATCCAGATCCCCGGCGATGGCGCGCCCTATGTGCTGTTGTCGGAATGTCAGACCACGGGGGGCTATCCGCGCATCGGCACGGTCATTCCCGCCGATCTGCCGCGCATCGCGCAGGCGCCCGCCGGGTCGGACATCCACTTCCGCTTTGTCACCCGCGACGAGGCGCTGACCGCGCAGGCGGCTTTTGTCAAGCATCTCAAGGCCTTGCCGGGGTTGGCGGCACCGATGTACCGCGACCCGGCGCAGATCGCGGACCTGTTGTCCTATACCCTGATCAGCGGGGCCATCACCGGAAAGGAAGAGCCATGA
- a CDS encoding 2Fe-2S iron-sulfur cluster-binding protein, with the protein MALRIFSDRKRPVHLGPYPLERLQPGPMPDLAALPAWQPLDFQRAAPESLVNAMADHQAMMDAIRDGLVNRAQSAIPDDPQERANHLKAFGYFSDASMVGCARLPAPARLQSPVINPGIAALAEALKTRQTKTLAAGIDMIMADLKESMQAPPASIDGHTHVLVFAYEYPRDPREGEPGFDWIKGAQAERACLRASETATVIANYIRLLGRDAKAHTGTTSDLDLTRLAVASGIAFPDGSAPWLGRRYGLAAVSTTLEIAPDTPLAPQDQQPASELSGLHWQLGTRSAKSARTQDPFAKRDFAASPHPFETLKRVDSPTTYIDEPNVARVPKRADMFARAQFGDMGKPLQQAATGGYYVRKAAPSGAQRRLLGAFVLLQDGAPAAQPRPTDPHSDAEAIKAASYFLGIDAVGISRCPDWAWYSHDAAGEPIHPTHTNAISMIVDQGFETMEGASGDDWISVAQSMRAYLRFSLLGGVIAAQIRRLGYSAKAHSVMDGEVLQPPLLLLSGLGEVSRIGEVILNPFLGPRLKSGVVTTDMPLAHDRPIDFGLQKFCESCNKCARECPSGAITAGPKLMFNGYEIWKSDSQKCATYRITTTGGAMCGRCMKTCPWNLEGLFAEAPFRWAAMNMPGAAPLLAKLDDAANRGSLNPVKKWWWDLELQPDGAYRPTDKPLNERGLQKDLDLKYEDQTLAVYPAPLAPHPWPYPFAMDREAGIEAYQAMVTAQEYQRRRDAGDASVLHRYNAAEQSPVLRVQITMAEDMAPGLTKYEFSSLDGSPLPEWTAGAHIDIVVAPEYLRQYSMSGDPANRTTYQIAVLREDAGRGGSKLLHRIFSEGRKVFISKPINHFPLVEDAVHSYLMAGGIGVTPMIAMAHRLHALGQPFSLHYSVKSKASAGFLNELFSFPWADKVSLHISDEGTRCDLAQTLRYRPGAHVYTCGPEVYMNAVLDAAEAAGFPDEARHFEFFSVPELPEYVNHPFTLRLKDGREIPVSKEETGTDALARAGVHVDVKCSDGICGVCQCGLISGEVEHRDFVMSKAQRQSRVILCQSRAAQPGGVIEIDL; encoded by the coding sequence ATGGCATTGCGTATCTTTTCGGACCGGAAACGGCCCGTTCACCTTGGCCCCTACCCGTTGGAGCGGTTGCAGCCTGGCCCGATGCCCGACCTTGCCGCCCTGCCCGCATGGCAACCGCTGGATTTCCAGCGCGCCGCGCCTGAAAGCCTGGTCAACGCCATGGCCGATCATCAGGCCATGATGGACGCGATCCGCGACGGGCTGGTGAACCGGGCGCAATCCGCCATTCCCGATGATCCGCAAGAGCGCGCCAACCACCTCAAGGCCTTCGGCTATTTCTCCGACGCCTCGATGGTCGGCTGCGCCCGACTGCCCGCCCCGGCCCGCCTGCAATCACCAGTGATCAACCCCGGCATAGCGGCGCTGGCCGAGGCGCTGAAGACCCGCCAGACCAAGACGCTGGCCGCCGGGATCGACATGATCATGGCCGACCTCAAGGAATCGATGCAGGCCCCGCCCGCCTCGATCGACGGCCATACCCATGTGCTGGTCTTTGCCTATGAATACCCGCGCGATCCGCGCGAAGGTGAACCGGGGTTTGACTGGATCAAGGGCGCACAGGCCGAACGCGCCTGCCTGCGCGCCTCGGAAACCGCCACCGTCATCGCCAATTACATCCGCCTTCTGGGCCGGGACGCCAAGGCGCACACCGGCACCACCTCGGACCTTGACCTGACGCGGCTGGCCGTCGCCTCGGGGATCGCCTTTCCCGACGGCTCTGCGCCCTGGCTGGGGCGGCGCTATGGGCTGGCGGCGGTATCGACCACGCTGGAGATCGCGCCCGACACCCCGCTTGCCCCGCAAGACCAGCAACCCGCCAGCGAACTGTCCGGCCTGCACTGGCAGCTTGGCACCCGCTCGGCCAAATCCGCGCGCACCCAGGACCCCTTTGCCAAACGCGACTTTGCCGCCAGTCCCCACCCGTTCGAAACCCTGAAACGCGTGGACAGCCCCACCACCTATATAGATGAGCCCAACGTCGCCCGCGTGCCCAAACGCGCCGACATGTTCGCCCGCGCCCAGTTCGGCGACATGGGCAAGCCCCTGCAACAGGCGGCGACAGGCGGGTATTACGTTCGCAAGGCCGCGCCCTCGGGCGCGCAGCGCCGCCTGCTGGGGGCCTTTGTGCTGCTTCAGGACGGCGCGCCCGCAGCGCAGCCCCGGCCAACGGACCCGCACTCAGATGCCGAGGCGATCAAGGCCGCCAGCTACTTTCTGGGCATCGACGCCGTGGGGATATCGCGCTGCCCCGACTGGGCATGGTACAGCCACGATGCGGCGGGCGAGCCGATCCACCCGACCCACACCAACGCCATCAGCATGATCGTCGACCAGGGGTTCGAGACGATGGAGGGTGCAAGCGGCGACGACTGGATCAGCGTCGCGCAATCCATGCGCGCCTACCTGCGGTTTTCCCTGCTGGGCGGGGTGATCGCCGCGCAGATCCGCCGCCTAGGCTATAGCGCCAAGGCGCACTCGGTGATGGACGGCGAGGTGCTGCAACCGCCGCTGTTGCTGCTGTCCGGCCTTGGCGAAGTCAGCCGCATCGGCGAAGTGATCCTCAACCCCTTCCTCGGGCCGCGCCTGAAATCCGGCGTTGTCACCACCGACATGCCGCTGGCCCACGACAGGCCGATCGACTTTGGCCTGCAGAAATTCTGTGAAAGCTGCAACAAATGCGCCCGCGAATGCCCCTCGGGGGCGATCACCGCCGGGCCGAAACTGATGTTCAACGGCTATGAAATCTGGAAATCCGACAGCCAGAAATGCGCCACCTACCGCATCACCACGACCGGCGGTGCCATGTGCGGGCGCTGCATGAAAACCTGCCCGTGGAACCTCGAAGGGCTGTTCGCCGAGGCGCCCTTTCGCTGGGCCGCCATGAACATGCCCGGCGCGGCCCCCCTGCTGGCGAAACTGGACGATGCCGCCAACCGGGGCAGCCTGAACCCGGTCAAGAAATGGTGGTGGGATCTGGAGCTGCAACCGGACGGGGCCTACCGCCCCACCGACAAACCGTTGAACGAACGCGGCCTGCAAAAGGACCTGGACCTCAAATACGAGGACCAGACCCTTGCCGTCTACCCCGCGCCCCTTGCCCCGCACCCCTGGCCCTATCCCTTTGCCATGGACCGCGAGGCCGGGATCGAGGCCTATCAGGCCATGGTCACCGCGCAGGAATACCAGCGCCGCCGCGATGCGGGCGACGCTTCGGTCCTGCACCGCTACAACGCCGCCGAGCAAAGCCCGGTCCTGCGGGTGCAGATCACCATGGCCGAGGACATGGCCCCCGGCCTGACCAAATACGAATTCAGCAGCCTTGACGGCAGCCCGCTGCCGGAATGGACCGCAGGCGCCCATATCGACATCGTCGTGGCCCCGGAGTACCTGCGCCAGTATTCCATGTCCGGCGACCCGGCCAACCGCACCACCTACCAGATCGCCGTCCTGCGCGAAGACGCGGGGCGCGGCGGATCGAAACTGCTGCACCGGATTTTCAGCGAGGGGCGCAAGGTCTTCATCTCGAAGCCGATCAACCATTTCCCCTTGGTCGAGGACGCGGTGCACAGCTATCTGATGGCGGGCGGGATCGGTGTGACGCCAATGATCGCCATGGCCCATCGCCTGCACGCACTCGGGCAGCCCTTCAGCCTGCATTATTCCGTGAAATCAAAAGCCTCTGCCGGTTTCCTCAACGAATTGTTCAGCTTTCCATGGGCCGACAAGGTGAGCCTGCATATCTCGGACGAAGGCACGCGCTGCGATCTGGCGCAAACCCTGCGCTATCGCCCCGGCGCGCATGTCTATACCTGCGGCCCCGAGGTTTACATGAACGCGGTTCTCGATGCGGCCGAGGCTGCGGGTTTCCCCGACGAGGCCCGGCATTTCGAATTCTTCTCGGTGCCAGAGCTGCCGGAATACGTTAACCATCCGTTCACCCTTCGCCTGAAGGACGGGCGCGAAATCCCTGTTTCAAAAGAAGAAACCGGGACAGACGCCCTTGCCCGCGCGGGCGTGCACGTGGATGTGAAATGCAGCGACGGGATTTGCGGCGTCTGCCAATGCGGGCTGATCTCGGGCGAGGTCGAGCACCGCGACTTTGTCATGTCCAAGGCGCAAAGACAAAGCCGCGTGATCCTGTGCCAAAGCCGCGCGGCACAGCCCGGCGGCGTGATCGAAATCGACCTTTGA
- a CDS encoding LamB/YcsF family protein produces the protein MSTVTSVDLNADMGESFGPWVMGQDAALLEVVSSANIACGFHAGDPDVMAQTMATAHARGVGIGAHPGFADLQGFGRRRMHLPEASLRNMVQYQLGAALAMARAQGAQVRHLKLHGALANMAAEDEGMARACYGAALEIAPEIIVMVLAATAQQRAVEGLDCLWAGEIFADRAYNADATLVDRSLPGAVIHDAGYAAERIVKMVQAGAILPESGAPIPAAVDTICLHGDGATALQIARAVRGGLETAGIAVRAFEGRRGALA, from the coding sequence ATGAGCACGGTCACATCCGTCGATCTGAACGCCGATATGGGCGAAAGCTTTGGCCCTTGGGTCATGGGGCAGGACGCGGCGCTGCTGGAGGTGGTGAGTTCGGCCAATATCGCCTGCGGCTTTCACGCGGGCGATCCGGACGTGATGGCGCAGACCATGGCCACCGCCCATGCGCGCGGCGTCGGGATCGGGGCGCATCCGGGCTTTGCCGATCTGCAGGGGTTCGGGCGGCGCAGGATGCATCTGCCCGAGGCGTCCTTGCGCAACATGGTGCAATACCAGCTGGGGGCTGCGCTGGCCATGGCGCGGGCGCAGGGCGCACAGGTGCGGCACCTGAAACTGCACGGCGCGCTGGCCAATATGGCGGCCGAAGATGAGGGCATGGCGCGCGCCTGTTACGGCGCCGCATTGGAAATCGCGCCCGAGATCATCGTCATGGTTCTGGCCGCCACCGCGCAGCAGCGCGCGGTCGAAGGGTTGGATTGCCTATGGGCCGGAGAGATATTTGCCGACCGGGCCTATAACGCCGATGCGACGCTGGTTGATCGCAGCCTGCCCGGTGCGGTGATCCATGATGCGGGCTATGCCGCTGAAAGGATTGTGAAAATGGTGCAGGCCGGGGCGATCCTGCCGGAATCCGGCGCGCCGATCCCGGCGGCGGTCGACACCATCTGCCTGCACGGCGACGGGGCCACGGCCCTGCAGATCGCAAGGGCCGTGCGCGGCGGGCTGGAGACGGCAGGCATCGCGGTGCGCGCCTTTGAAGGGCGGCGCGGGGCGCTGGCCTAG
- a CDS encoding ribonuclease E/G — translation MKGLTVALDHLGPREAAALIRDGKLDDLLIDSDAPRPGTIYRAIAERPVKGQGGMFLRTPDGTAFLRQVKGLKPGQAMLVQVTSFAEEGKAIPVTSSLLFKSRYAIVTAGKPGINVSRQIKDDDLRDAALEAAHEALADAPLPEEAGLILRSSCAAAGQGEIAEDVATMARLAAHVLGDEGFDAEVLVEGDGPHALAWREWSEEAQIDAEAGSFERQGVDEMIDDLRRPRVALPGGYTMIIEPTSALVAVDVNTGGDTSPAAGLKANLAAMRDLPRQLRLRGLGGQIIVDPAPCPKKDRKQLEGMLRAGLKREATESVLAGWTTLGLMEIQRKRDRQPLKELLK, via the coding sequence ATGAAGGGTTTGACTGTAGCGCTGGATCATCTTGGCCCCCGCGAGGCGGCGGCGCTGATCCGCGATGGCAAGCTGGACGATCTGCTGATCGACAGCGATGCACCGCGCCCCGGCACGATCTATCGCGCCATCGCCGAACGCCCGGTCAAGGGGCAGGGCGGGATGTTCCTGCGCACCCCCGATGGCACGGCCTTTCTGCGTCAGGTCAAGGGGCTGAAACCGGGGCAGGCCATGCTGGTGCAGGTCACCAGCTTTGCCGAGGAAGGCAAGGCGATCCCGGTCACCTCCAGCCTGCTGTTCAAGTCGCGCTATGCCATCGTGACCGCCGGCAAGCCGGGCATCAATGTGTCGCGCCAGATCAAGGACGACGATCTGCGCGACGCCGCGCTTGAGGCCGCGCACGAGGCGCTGGCCGATGCGCCGCTGCCCGAAGAGGCGGGGCTGATCCTGCGGTCGTCCTGCGCGGCGGCCGGGCAGGGCGAGATCGCCGAGGACGTGGCCACCATGGCGCGTCTGGCCGCGCATGTGCTGGGCGACGAAGGCTTTGACGCCGAAGTGCTGGTCGAAGGCGACGGCCCGCACGCGCTGGCCTGGCGCGAATGGAGCGAAGAGGCGCAGATCGACGCCGAGGCGGGCAGTTTCGAACGGCAAGGCGTGGACGAGATGATCGACGACTTGCGCCGCCCGCGCGTCGCCCTGCCGGGCGGCTATACGATGATCATCGAGCCGACCAGCGCGCTGGTGGCGGTCGATGTGAACACCGGCGGCGATACTTCGCCTGCCGCGGGGCTCAAGGCCAATCTGGCGGCGATGCGCGATCTGCCGCGCCAGTTGCGCCTGCGCGGGCTTGGCGGCCAGATCATCGTCGATCCGGCGCCATGCCCCAAGAAGGACCGCAAACAGCTGGAGGGGATGCTGCGCGCCGGGCTGAAACGCGAGGCGACCGAGTCGGTTCTGGCTGGTTGGACCACGCTGGGCCTGATGGAAATTCAGCGCAAACGTGACCGCCAGCCGCTGAAGGAGCTGCTGAAATGA
- a CDS encoding 5-oxoprolinase subunit B family protein yields MSDTPMQTPDFPRIDPVGLDGLLVRFGEVLDEPANRAALAFKAALEGDSPEGVEECATSLVSCFLRFDPLAVAPEALSQRLSALLATRDWYQAALPEGRRFLSIPTVYGTDLAPQLDEAAQLAGMSVEAAIASMSQARVRVTAIGFAPGQPYLGTLPEAWNIPRQTALTPQVPVGALVVAIRQLVLFSVTTPTGWRHVGQTAVRLFQPDSDTPFLLRPGDEVQFPAVSREVFETLRGDPMGGLTQRPLP; encoded by the coding sequence ATGAGCGACACCCCAATGCAAACCCCTGATTTCCCCCGCATCGACCCTGTCGGGCTGGACGGGCTTTTGGTGCGTTTTGGCGAGGTTCTGGACGAGCCTGCCAATCGCGCGGCACTGGCCTTCAAGGCGGCGCTGGAGGGGGACAGCCCCGAAGGGGTCGAGGAATGCGCGACCTCGCTGGTGTCGTGTTTCTTGCGGTTCGATCCGCTGGCCGTCGCGCCCGAGGCCCTGTCGCAGCGGCTGAGCGCGCTGCTGGCAACGCGCGACTGGTATCAGGCCGCCCTGCCCGAGGGGCGTAGGTTTCTATCGATTCCAACGGTTTACGGCACCGATCTGGCGCCGCAACTGGACGAGGCCGCGCAGCTGGCCGGGATGAGCGTCGAAGCCGCGATTGCGTCTATGTCCCAAGCGCGAGTCAGGGTCACGGCCATTGGCTTTGCCCCCGGCCAGCCTTATCTGGGCACCTTGCCCGAGGCCTGGAACATCCCGCGCCAGACGGCCCTGACGCCGCAGGTGCCGGTTGGGGCGCTGGTGGTGGCGATCCGGCAACTGGTGCTGTTTTCGGTCACCACGCCGACCGGCTGGCGGCATGTGGGGCAGACCGCCGTACGCCTGTTCCAGCCAGACAGCGACACGCCCTTTTTGTTGCGCCCCGGGGACGAGGTGCAGTTTCCCGCCGTCTCGCGCGAGGTGTTCGAGACGCTGCGCGGCGACCCCATGGGCGGGCTGACGCAAAGGCCGCTGCCATGA
- a CDS encoding DNA gyrase inhibitor YacG, which produces MSCPICSKDTDPKYRPFCSKRCADVDLAKWLGGTYAIPSNDPEDMEKAAEETLRALDDQQRKPH; this is translated from the coding sequence ATGAGCTGTCCGATCTGCTCAAAGGACACCGATCCGAAATACCGCCCCTTTTGTTCGAAACGCTGCGCCGATGTGGATCTGGCGAAATGGCTGGGGGGCACCTATGCGATCCCCTCGAACGACCCCGAGGATATGGAAAAGGCCGCCGAAGAGACCCTTCGCGCATTGGACGATCAACAACGAAAGCCGCACTGA
- a CDS encoding Maf family protein, whose protein sequence is MTDTPHLILGSGSPRRRELLAQLGLAPHDIRHPDIDEDPKAGELPRPYCVRLAREKAQAIPATADEIVLSADTTVALGRRILGKPRDAGEAAEFLTKLSGRRHRVITAVAVRRGDRLWERDVVTQVKMKNISNEELNAYLASGDWQGKAGGYGIQGMAGAFIPWINGSFTAVVGLPLAETANLLIAAGYPVYKEKT, encoded by the coding sequence ATGACCGACACCCCCCATTTGATTCTGGGCTCTGGCAGCCCCCGCCGCCGCGAGCTGCTGGCGCAGCTGGGGCTGGCGCCGCATGACATCCGCCATCCGGACATCGACGAAGACCCCAAGGCAGGAGAGTTGCCGCGCCCCTATTGCGTGCGGCTGGCGCGCGAAAAGGCGCAGGCGATCCCCGCAACGGCGGATGAAATCGTGCTGTCCGCCGACACCACCGTGGCGCTGGGGCGCCGCATTCTGGGCAAGCCGCGCGATGCGGGCGAGGCGGCGGAATTCCTGACCAAGCTGTCGGGGCGGCGGCACCGGGTGATTACCGCCGTGGCCGTGCGCCGGGGTGACAGGCTGTGGGAACGCGACGTGGTCACGCAGGTCAAGATGAAGAATATCTCGAACGAGGAACTGAACGCCTATCTTGCCAGCGGGGATTGGCAGGGCAAGGCGGGCGGTTATGGTATTCAGGGCATGGCGGGGGCGTTCATCCCGTGGATCAACGGCTCGTTCACCGCTGTTGTGGGCCTGCCGCTGGCCGAAACCGCCAATCTGCTGATCGCCGCGGGCTATCCGGTGTATAAGGAAAAGACATGA
- a CDS encoding DUF2948 family protein, with protein MSEDARFEDGGERPLNLGAFDAQDLAVLSALVQDAVFPATEIKWQPGLRRLGLLLNRLRWEDVEAAQKRGRPVERVQSLLVIDNVLGVASQGIARGDADVVLSVLSVTFEVGEAPGGHVVLTLAGDGALRAEVEALEVSLRDVTRPYVAPSGKLPEHGE; from the coding sequence ATGAGCGAGGATGCACGATTTGAGGACGGGGGCGAACGCCCCCTGAACCTTGGGGCCTTTGACGCTCAGGATCTGGCCGTGCTGTCGGCGCTGGTGCAGGACGCGGTGTTTCCGGCGACGGAAATCAAGTGGCAACCGGGCCTGCGCCGGTTGGGGCTGTTGCTGAACCGGCTGCGCTGGGAAGACGTCGAGGCGGCGCAAAAGCGCGGCCGCCCGGTTGAACGGGTGCAGTCGCTGTTGGTGATCGACAACGTCCTGGGGGTTGCCAGCCAGGGCATCGCGCGCGGCGACGCGGATGTGGTCCTGTCGGTGCTGTCCGTGACGTTCGAGGTGGGTGAGGCGCCCGGGGGCCACGTGGTTCTGACCCTTGCGGGGGACGGCGCGCTGCGGGCCGAGGTCGAGGCGCTGGAAGTGTCGTTGCGCGATGTGACCCGGCCCTATGTTGCGCCCTCTGGCAAACTGCCGGAGCACGGGGAGTAA
- a CDS encoding aminotransferase class V-fold PLP-dependent enzyme, with translation MFSDDLLAQIRARFAHVETCPFTGPRIFFENAGGALTLNSVVDTTTRFAGIPDNQGRDNPASQALVKVINQAREDVKVLFNAPGGAVLWGESGTELLFRLVQDACLGAEKGGVVVSSTVEHPASRSACARWAAMTKRPHVLVPHDDEAGTVSPQAYAEVVTPDTRVATILHTSPVTGMGNDVAGIARAIRAVSPDCYIIVDGIQHACHGRIDLSDAVIDGYVVSPYKVFSRHGYGVAWASDRLTMLAHDALVGGPDGNWELGTRDTGAYATMSDVVGYFDWLGAQVSDATDRRARIEAAGAAIHAHEAALTKAMLTGIGNLTGLAELPGVRIVAGADNSAREGLVSFWIDGRPSGEVVAALNAAGIRTHMRKADHYSGNILAPLGQPDCIRVSLAHYNSLDEVRAFLAAAKEIAAQAG, from the coding sequence ATGTTTTCTGACGACCTGTTGGCGCAGATCCGCGCCCGTTTTGCCCATGTCGAAACCTGCCCGTTCACCGGGCCGCGCATCTTTTTCGAGAACGCGGGCGGGGCTTTGACGTTGAATTCGGTGGTGGACACCACGACACGCTTTGCCGGTATTCCTGACAACCAGGGGCGCGACAACCCGGCCTCGCAGGCGCTGGTCAAGGTGATCAACCAGGCGCGCGAGGATGTGAAGGTTTTGTTCAACGCGCCCGGCGGCGCGGTGCTGTGGGGCGAAAGCGGCACGGAACTGCTGTTCCGGCTGGTGCAGGATGCCTGCCTTGGCGCTGAAAAGGGCGGGGTTGTGGTCAGCTCGACGGTCGAGCATCCGGCCTCGCGCAGTGCCTGCGCGCGCTGGGCGGCGATGACGAAACGCCCGCATGTTCTGGTGCCGCATGATGACGAGGCCGGGACAGTAAGCCCGCAGGCCTATGCCGAGGTGGTCACGCCTGACACGCGGGTGGCGACGATCCTGCACACCTCGCCTGTCACCGGCATGGGCAATGACGTGGCGGGAATCGCGCGGGCGATCCGCGCGGTGTCGCCCGACTGTTACATCATCGTCGACGGCATCCAGCACGCCTGCCACGGGCGCATTGATCTGAGCGACGCGGTGATCGACGGCTATGTCGTCTCGCCCTACAAGGTGTTTTCGCGCCATGGCTATGGTGTGGCCTGGGCCTCGGACCGGTTGACCATGCTGGCGCATGACGCGCTGGTCGGCGGGCCGGACGGCAATTGGGAACTTGGCACGCGCGACACCGGGGCCTATGCCACCATGTCCGACGTGGTGGGCTATTTCGACTGGCTGGGCGCGCAGGTGTCGGACGCCACCGACCGCCGCGCACGGATCGAGGCGGCAGGCGCGGCGATCCATGCTCACGAGGCGGCCCTGACCAAGGCCATGCTGACCGGGATCGGCAACCTGACCGGGCTGGCGGAACTGCCGGGGGTTCGCATCGTCGCCGGGGCGGACAATTCGGCGCGCGAAGGGCTGGTCAGTTTCTGGATCGACGGGCGCCCGTCGGGCGAGGTGGTCGCGGCGCTGAACGCGGCGGGCATCCGCACGCATATGCGCAAGGCCGATCACTATTCGGGCAATATCCTTGCTCCGCTTGGGCAGCCCGATTGCATCCGCGTGTCGCTGGCGCATTACAACTCGCTGGACGAGGTGCGCGCGTTTCTGGCGGCGGCCAAGGAGATCGCGGCGCAGGCGGGGTAG